The Desmonostoc muscorum LEGE 12446 genome includes a region encoding these proteins:
- a CDS encoding AAA family ATPase: protein MLKRIYIDNFRGLVNFEMNFDSINLFLGGNGTGKSTVFEVLRRIQLFVSGVAKVEGLFPIFDCTRWQTLPIQRFEIEIDGNDGNYKYELAIEHNLEDRHVQYERLWFDNQPLLKFERGEVQIFSDNNSVGPKYPFNWSQSILPLLLANNEMTKLTWFKQRMERFIIVQIIPSLIINGSEKEEVQLSHKMENFISWYRYISHDQGKVAELINVLKDVLDGFVSFKFAQFGVGYTTLKLRFASVVNPKNIIDYYFNELSDGQKVLIALYTLVYCTQSEDYTLCIDEPENFLALPEIQPWLVQLYDFCSEQKIQALLISHHPELINYLLASPIGYWFERQSNAPVRVKKISNEVAENTGLPISELIARGWLYEPA, encoded by the coding sequence ATGCTCAAGCGAATATATATAGATAACTTTCGCGGATTGGTAAATTTCGAGATGAATTTTGACTCGATTAACCTGTTTCTTGGTGGTAATGGAACAGGTAAATCAACTGTTTTTGAAGTTTTACGGAGAATTCAACTTTTTGTAAGTGGCGTCGCTAAGGTAGAAGGACTTTTCCCAATTTTTGACTGCACTCGCTGGCAAACTTTACCAATTCAGCGTTTTGAAATAGAAATTGACGGAAATGATGGCAATTATAAATATGAACTTGCTATTGAACACAATCTAGAAGATCGCCATGTACAATATGAACGTTTGTGGTTTGATAACCAACCTTTATTGAAGTTCGAGAGAGGCGAAGTTCAAATTTTTTCTGACAATAATTCTGTAGGACCGAAATATCCTTTTAATTGGTCTCAGTCCATATTACCTTTATTGCTGGCAAATAATGAGATGACAAAGCTGACCTGGTTTAAACAACGAATGGAGCGATTTATTATTGTACAAATTATTCCTAGTCTGATAATTAATGGTAGTGAGAAAGAAGAAGTACAACTGAGTCATAAAATGGAAAATTTTATTTCTTGGTATCGTTATATTTCACACGACCAAGGCAAGGTAGCTGAACTAATAAATGTTTTAAAAGATGTTTTAGACGGTTTTGTTAGTTTCAAATTTGCTCAGTTCGGCGTAGGCTATACAACTTTAAAATTACGATTTGCATCTGTTGTAAATCCTAAAAATATTATTGATTATTACTTTAATGAATTATCTGATGGACAAAAAGTGCTAATTGCTCTGTACACCCTTGTTTATTGCACTCAGTCTGAAGATTACACGTTGTGTATAGATGAACCAGAAAATTTTTTAGCGCTACCGGAAATTCAGCCTTGGCTAGTTCAGCTTTATGACTTTTGTAGTGAGCAAAAAATCCAGGCTTTATTAATTTCTCATCATCCTGAATTAATTAATTATCTTTTAGCATCACCTATAGGTTATTGGTTTGAGCGCCAAAGCAATGCTCCTGTGCGGGTGAAAAAAATTAGTAATGAAGTTGCTGAAAATACTGGATTACCCATTTCAGAACTGATTGCGCGAGGATGGCTATATGAGCCAGCGTAG
- a CDS encoding precorrin-8X methylmutase has translation MNAGCLTIKELTEAVGGGLTPRMVRHYHQLGLLPQPVRSPSNYRLYTQKDVLRLQRIVALKQQGFQLNHIRHILEVEPEADTNQNLMVQLQQQYCAVMQQISQLRQTASALEGLLGRDRHCQIIQAEVLAQLKLLDVETQAGLGGLEKLWSGLDAEIHTHSEAFSESLQRLLPDLSHRSEIEQHLISQLVLACGDVSLVSFIKLSRDAIAASRKALSDRCQIVVDTQTVAAALDQTRLFHLGCSIETLIDNPHITTATEAELAFWQQQEWREKLQQVTPGCVLVVGYAPSVLLEVSVAMANQKIQPALVIAMPIGFSHAPAAKRQLMQQRIPFITVEGTLGGGALAATALNALVESLIDKPDCHCYLKNI, from the coding sequence ATGAACGCTGGTTGCTTAACCATTAAAGAACTTACCGAAGCAGTGGGTGGCGGTTTGACTCCGCGGATGGTGCGCCATTACCATCAATTGGGACTGCTACCGCAACCAGTACGATCGCCAAGTAATTATCGTCTCTACACCCAAAAAGATGTCCTGCGCTTACAAAGGATTGTCGCACTCAAGCAGCAAGGGTTTCAGCTAAATCATATCCGCCACATTTTGGAGGTGGAACCAGAGGCGGATACAAATCAAAACCTGATGGTGCAACTCCAGCAGCAATATTGCGCGGTGATGCAACAAATTTCCCAACTGCGCCAAACTGCATCAGCATTAGAAGGATTATTAGGACGCGATCGCCATTGTCAAATTATACAGGCGGAAGTCTTAGCACAACTCAAGTTACTCGATGTGGAAACCCAAGCCGGATTGGGGGGACTGGAAAAATTGTGGAGTGGTTTGGATGCCGAAATTCATACACACTCGGAGGCTTTTTCGGAATCGCTACAACGCTTATTACCTGATTTATCTCATCGTTCGGAAATTGAACAACACTTAATTTCTCAGTTGGTTTTGGCTTGTGGCGACGTGAGTTTGGTATCCTTTATTAAATTGAGTCGAGATGCCATCGCAGCTAGTCGAAAAGCTTTATCTGACCGCTGTCAAATTGTTGTCGATACCCAAACTGTTGCTGCTGCTTTGGATCAAACTCGATTATTTCACTTGGGATGTAGCATTGAAACTCTGATTGATAATCCTCATATTACTACTGCCACAGAGGCAGAACTTGCCTTTTGGCAGCAGCAAGAATGGCGAGAAAAATTGCAACAAGTAACTCCAGGTTGCGTGCTGGTAGTTGGTTATGCACCCTCGGTGCTGCTAGAAGTTTCCGTGGCGATGGCCAATCAAAAAATTCAGCCTGCACTTGTAATCGCTATGCCCATCGGCTTTAGCCACGCTCCCGCCGCTAAGCGACAACTGATGCAACAACGAATACCTTTTATTACAGTTGAAGGAACTTTGGGAGGCGGCGCTTTAGCTGCAACTGCGCTAAATGCTTTGGTGGAATCACTAATTGATAAACCAGATTGCCATTGTTATCTCAAAAATATATAG
- a CDS encoding carotenoid oxygenase family protein: MTFKVTGRIYVAESGLGIPNLLVEAFDKDIVKTDKLGQVKTNSTGTFEINYTEADFKGKFEKFEGNPDLFLVIKTPDSSKVLYSTEKNIRPDAGTHEHFDVPISQADILHKPSKNDQDLLKLLIGVAWIDGVLEPEEKEFLQQVAQQKGLTEDPEIKSLLSSNQPVTAEECYGWLQAYLGNYPDEKDFQELYEALNSLMYTEGVLDATEKELIQTLAIATAAPTGTRPSTFQRRFMSALMDSKFLANVLQMERSSVVNKGPSVTGYYARVPYQILSRLSTTARVNALAEDMADFYLTDNFAPVKQEVTADNLTVIGELPEGLNGIFLRNGPNPQFGPIGLHHWLDGDGMLHAVNISNGKASYRNRYIRTEGFEIERKQGKAIWPGLLNLPRFDAPYGLMMKNTGNTSTIWHAGKLLALWEAGAPYEIRLPDLETVGVHTFNSKLASTFTAHPKVDAETGEMIVIGFAPIAPPYLEYSVVSAEGEMLRTVPIDIPSPVMMHDFAITQHYTLILDMPLVFSPMRIMQDQLPIKFEKQNPSRIGVLPRHGDNRTIRWFNISTCMLYHVANAWEEGNEVVLIATRAPDTYLFIPQKDNGEGGDTEFEHFRLYLYRINLATGVVKEELLNNDDTATEFPRINDNLTGRKTRYVYASRQATYMRPRLLLDGLIKYDLETGSSQVHEFGRGRFGGDSVFAPRPGATAEDDGWLLTMVWDALAKKSELLVIDARNITAPPVAQILMPQRVPYGFHANWVSEAQMATQ; the protein is encoded by the coding sequence ATGACGTTTAAAGTTACTGGACGAATTTACGTAGCTGAAAGCGGTTTAGGAATTCCTAACTTACTAGTCGAAGCATTTGATAAGGATATTGTCAAAACAGATAAGTTAGGACAAGTTAAAACCAATAGTACTGGCACTTTTGAAATTAACTACACTGAAGCTGATTTTAAAGGCAAATTTGAGAAATTTGAAGGCAATCCTGACTTATTTCTTGTTATCAAAACACCAGACAGTTCAAAAGTCTTGTATTCCACAGAGAAAAATATTCGTCCTGATGCCGGTACACATGAGCATTTTGACGTACCAATTTCTCAAGCTGACATATTACATAAACCGTCAAAAAATGATCAAGACTTGTTAAAACTCCTGATTGGTGTTGCTTGGATTGATGGAGTACTGGAACCTGAAGAAAAAGAATTTTTGCAGCAAGTGGCACAACAAAAAGGATTAACTGAAGATCCAGAAATTAAATCTTTATTATCAAGCAATCAACCCGTCACAGCAGAAGAGTGTTATGGCTGGCTTCAGGCTTATTTAGGAAATTATCCTGACGAAAAAGATTTTCAGGAGTTATACGAAGCTCTCAATTCATTGATGTATACCGAGGGTGTGTTAGATGCTACAGAAAAGGAACTCATACAAACCCTCGCCATCGCCACAGCAGCCCCAACTGGTACTCGCCCTAGTACTTTCCAGCGGCGCTTCATGAGCGCTTTGATGGATAGCAAATTTCTAGCTAACGTCTTACAGATGGAGCGGTCATCAGTAGTCAATAAAGGGCCTTCGGTTACTGGCTACTATGCACGTGTACCTTACCAAATTTTGAGCCGCCTCAGCACTACTGCCAGAGTTAATGCCCTGGCAGAAGATATGGCAGATTTTTATTTGACTGACAACTTTGCCCCAGTCAAACAAGAAGTAACTGCTGACAACCTCACCGTCATCGGTGAACTACCCGAAGGACTCAATGGCATATTTCTCCGCAACGGCCCTAACCCCCAATTCGGGCCTATCGGACTCCATCACTGGTTAGATGGGGATGGAATGCTCCACGCAGTAAATATCAGCAATGGCAAAGCCAGCTATCGCAACCGCTACATTCGCACAGAGGGATTTGAGATTGAGCGAAAACAAGGTAAGGCAATTTGGCCAGGTTTGCTCAACCTGCCTCGGTTTGATGCTCCTTATGGCTTGATGATGAAGAATACTGGTAACACCTCAACTATATGGCACGCAGGTAAACTGCTGGCACTATGGGAAGCTGGCGCACCTTATGAAATTCGTCTTCCCGACTTAGAAACTGTTGGCGTACATACCTTTAACAGTAAGCTTGCTTCTACCTTTACAGCTCACCCAAAAGTCGATGCCGAAACAGGTGAAATGATTGTAATTGGCTTTGCACCTATCGCTCCCCCTTATCTGGAATACAGCGTGGTATCCGCAGAGGGCGAAATGTTGCGAACCGTACCTATTGATATACCTTCGCCAGTGATGATGCATGATTTTGCCATCACTCAACACTATACCCTTATTCTGGATATGCCGCTCGTCTTCAGTCCTATGCGGATTATGCAGGATCAATTACCCATTAAGTTTGAGAAGCAAAACCCCAGCCGCATCGGGGTTCTACCTCGCCACGGCGATAACCGAACTATCCGCTGGTTCAATATCTCCACCTGTATGCTCTACCATGTTGCTAACGCTTGGGAGGAAGGCAACGAAGTAGTACTTATCGCTACCAGGGCACCTGATACCTATCTGTTTATTCCTCAGAAAGACAACGGAGAAGGTGGAGATACTGAATTTGAACATTTCCGGCTGTATCTCTATCGAATCAACTTGGCAACGGGTGTTGTAAAAGAAGAATTGCTCAATAACGATGATACCGCCACAGAATTTCCTCGGATTAACGATAACCTAACTGGGCGAAAAACACGTTACGTCTACGCATCCCGACAAGCTACTTACATGAGACCTAGACTTTTGTTGGATGGTCTGATCAAGTATGATTTGGAAACTGGTAGCAGCCAAGTACATGAATTTGGTCGGGGACGCTTTGGTGGTGATAGTGTGTTTGCGCCTCGTCCTGGTGCTACTGCTGAGGATGATGGCTGGTTGCTGACTATGGTTTGGGATGCACTAGCGAAAAAGTCTGAGCTATTGGTGATTGATGCCCGAAATATTACAGCTCCACCTGTGGCGCAGATATTGATGCCCCAGCGTGTTCCTTACGGCTTCCACGCTAATTGGGTTTCTGAAGCACAGATGGCAACTCAATAA
- a CDS encoding RNA-guided endonuclease InsQ/TnpB family protein: MRGKRHEEAKKLNAALAFEDLTNIRQSLNTKPRSKIERRRTNNWAFYQLRLFVGYKANIAGVPVVFVPPAYTSQTCSRCRHIHPIKGKSYRNGKVFKCGHCGFEHDADINAAKNIAALGLPVSQPESPGMTCQLLGQMSLFGMFDLG, from the coding sequence TTGAGAGGAAAGCGGCACGAAGAAGCAAAAAAACTGAACGCAGCACTGGCTTTTGAGGATTTGACTAATATTAGACAATCTCTCAATACGAAGCCTAGAAGTAAAATAGAACGTCGTAGAACTAACAATTGGGCGTTCTATCAACTGCGTCTGTTTGTTGGATACAAAGCTAATATCGCTGGCGTGCCAGTGGTATTTGTCCCACCTGCTTACACATCTCAAACCTGTTCGCGTTGCAGACACATTCACCCTATTAAGGGTAAATCTTACCGTAACGGAAAAGTTTTTAAGTGTGGGCATTGCGGATTTGAGCATGATGCTGATATCAACGCGGCTAAAAATATTGCTGCTTTGGGGTTGCCTGTAAGCCAGCCCGAAAGTCCGGGGATGACATGCCAATTGCTTGGACAAATGTCTTTGTTTGGTATGTTTGATCTGGGCTAA
- a CDS encoding RpiB/LacA/LacB family sugar-phosphate isomerase, whose product MKIAIGSDERTNLTDTVLEELKRRGHEVIPFGSLVENHQEVDWPISSSKVALAVATQKVDEGIVFCWTGTGASIAANKVSGIRAALCHDAETARGARIWNHANVLVLSLRATTEAIAKEILDAWFSTPYSEDDWNLLQIKRIGQLEK is encoded by the coding sequence ATGAAAATCGCTATTGGCAGTGATGAACGCACTAACCTTACCGACACAGTACTCGAAGAACTTAAGCGGCGTGGGCATGAAGTTATACCTTTCGGTTCCCTAGTGGAGAATCATCAAGAAGTTGATTGGCCTATCAGTAGTAGTAAGGTTGCTTTGGCAGTAGCAACTCAGAAAGTAGATGAGGGAATTGTCTTTTGTTGGACTGGTACTGGTGCATCTATTGCGGCCAACAAAGTCTCTGGGATACGTGCTGCTTTGTGCCATGATGCTGAGACGGCGCGGGGTGCCCGCATCTGGAATCATGCCAATGTCCTAGTATTAAGTTTACGTGCAACTACAGAAGCGATCGCCAAAGAAATATTAGATGCCTGGTTTAGCACGCCCTATTCTGAAGATGACTGGAATCTGCTACAAATCAAACGCATTGGACAGTTAGAGAAATGA
- a CDS encoding heavy metal translocating P-type ATPase, which produces MLYPQRFSQFTREHADILAALVCGLLLFLGWFALHLGALELALLLLPAAYVIGGYESAREGLTTLFQEKELDVDLLMIVAAVGAASLGLWRREYHLIIDGAILILIFAISGALEGYAMQRTERSIRSLMSLTPDTARVLLQGREEEVSISQLKVGDEIVVKPGELIPTDGIILSGYSTLNQAAITGESLPVEKTVGAEVFAGTLNGYGALQIKVHKPAQSSLIMRVIRLVEQAQTQAPPSQEFIDRFEKRYAKVIVIAGILLATLPPFLWGWDWETTIYRALTFLVVASPCALMAAIMPTLLSGIANGARQGILFKNGAQLEKIGKVRAIAFDKTGTLTTGQVQVFQVIPASKYTQQDVLKAAASVESSSEHPIGKAIVQAAVDLNWVGAVEVQAIPGKGIAGIVKEQQVIVGNAAFVQQYVTNLPEELRQIAQSFEQEGKTVVWVAGEGGGAEVMGIIAIADEVRVQAAATIRRLKELGVEQIVMLTGDNQETANSVAKAVGIERVYAQLLPEDKLDVIRRLQQKYQTVAMVGDGINDAPALAQASVGIAMGVSGSDVALETADIVLMADKLEKIAVAIHLGRRSQLIVKQNIVVALGFIVLLLVGNFLGNINLPIGVIGHEGSTVLVTLSGLRLLK; this is translated from the coding sequence ATGCTTTACCCCCAACGTTTCAGCCAATTCACCAGAGAACACGCAGATATCTTAGCAGCCCTAGTTTGTGGGTTGCTGTTATTTCTGGGATGGTTCGCCTTGCATCTTGGCGCTTTGGAATTGGCGCTGCTGTTGCTACCTGCTGCTTATGTAATTGGTGGTTACGAAAGTGCGCGAGAGGGATTGACTACCCTTTTCCAAGAAAAAGAACTCGATGTAGATTTGCTGATGATTGTCGCCGCCGTTGGTGCTGCTAGTTTGGGCTTATGGCGGAGAGAATATCATTTAATTATTGATGGGGCAATTTTGATTCTCATCTTTGCCATCAGTGGCGCACTAGAAGGCTATGCCATGCAGCGAACTGAGCGGAGTATTCGGAGTTTGATGAGTTTGACGCCAGATACAGCAAGGGTTTTGCTTCAGGGAAGGGAAGAGGAAGTTTCTATTAGTCAGCTGAAGGTGGGTGATGAGATTGTTGTCAAACCCGGAGAGTTAATTCCTACAGATGGAATTATTCTGTCTGGTTATAGCACCCTGAATCAAGCTGCAATTACAGGCGAGTCTTTACCCGTGGAGAAAACAGTCGGTGCAGAAGTATTTGCAGGCACACTCAACGGCTACGGTGCATTGCAGATTAAAGTCCACAAACCAGCCCAAAGCAGTTTAATTATGCGGGTGATTCGTTTGGTAGAACAGGCGCAAACACAAGCCCCCCCTTCCCAAGAATTTATTGATCGCTTTGAAAAAAGATATGCCAAAGTTATTGTAATAGCTGGGATATTACTGGCAACTTTACCGCCATTTCTCTGGGGTTGGGATTGGGAAACAACCATTTATCGCGCCCTTACTTTCTTGGTGGTAGCTTCTCCCTGTGCGTTGATGGCTGCAATTATGCCAACGCTGCTTTCAGGAATTGCCAACGGTGCAAGACAAGGGATTTTGTTTAAGAATGGCGCACAGTTAGAGAAGATTGGCAAAGTTCGAGCGATCGCATTTGATAAAACTGGTACCCTGACAACAGGACAAGTGCAGGTATTCCAGGTAATTCCAGCTAGTAAATACACGCAACAAGATGTATTAAAAGCCGCTGCTAGTGTGGAATCATCTTCCGAACATCCCATCGGTAAGGCAATTGTGCAAGCCGCTGTTGATTTGAATTGGGTTGGTGCAGTCGAAGTACAAGCCATACCTGGAAAGGGAATTGCCGGAATTGTCAAAGAACAACAGGTGATTGTTGGGAATGCCGCTTTTGTGCAGCAGTATGTAACAAATTTACCCGAAGAATTGCGACAAATAGCTCAATCTTTCGAGCAAGAAGGTAAAACTGTGGTTTGGGTAGCAGGGGAAGGAGGGGGAGCAGAGGTGATGGGTATTATTGCCATTGCAGATGAGGTGAGAGTGCAAGCAGCAGCGACTATTAGGCGGTTAAAGGAACTGGGAGTTGAACAAATTGTCATGTTAACCGGGGATAATCAGGAAACTGCTAATAGTGTGGCTAAAGCAGTGGGAATTGAACGGGTGTATGCTCAACTTTTGCCAGAAGATAAGCTGGATGTGATTCGTCGTTTACAGCAGAAGTATCAAACTGTGGCAATGGTGGGCGATGGCATTAATGATGCACCAGCCTTAGCGCAAGCATCTGTGGGTATAGCGATGGGAGTATCCGGTAGTGATGTGGCATTGGAAACCGCAGATATAGTCTTGATGGCAGACAAGTTAGAAAAAATTGCTGTGGCGATACATTTGGGTAGGCGATCGCAACTCATAGTCAAACAGAATATAGTCGTAGCGTTGGGTTTTATTGTCTTGCTTTTAGTAGGCAACTTTCTCGGAAATATTAACTTACCCATCGGCGTCATTGGCCATGAAGGTTCCACAGTATTAGTCACCTTGAGTGGTTTAAGATTGCTCAAATAA
- a CDS encoding Uma2 family endonuclease, translated as MSQSFKTLAKWSVDDYHRMIEADILAERHVELLSGEIVEMTPESPSHTVYGEGLANYLRIRLNDRAWIREARPITLANSEPEPDIAVVRLPWFQYSQHHPFSEDIFWLIEISDSTLTKDLNEKQRIYAQAGILEYWVVDVKAKKVIVFRQPEGISYCVRLEYSQGTISPLAFGDVEVPIEKIFSGQILSKQFRAEATEL; from the coding sequence ATGTCTCAATCATTCAAAACGTTAGCTAAGTGGTCAGTTGATGACTATCATCGCATGATAGAAGCTGATATCTTAGCAGAACGTCATGTCGAACTTTTATCGGGGGAAATTGTTGAAATGACTCCAGAAAGTCCGTCTCATACGGTTTATGGAGAGGGACTGGCAAATTATTTACGAATTCGTTTAAACGATCGTGCTTGGATTCGTGAAGCTCGTCCTATTACTTTAGCAAACTCAGAACCTGAACCTGATATCGCAGTTGTTAGACTTCCTTGGTTTCAATACAGTCAGCATCATCCTTTCAGTGAGGATATTTTTTGGCTGATTGAAATTTCGGATTCAACTCTCACTAAGGATCTGAATGAAAAACAACGCATTTATGCTCAAGCAGGCATATTAGAATATTGGGTTGTCGATGTCAAAGCGAAGAAAGTAATTGTTTTCCGACAGCCTGAAGGAATAAGCTATTGTGTTCGATTAGAATACAGCCAAGGGACAATTTCTCCTTTAGCTTTTGGGGATGTTGAAGTACCCATCGAAAAAATTTTTTCAGGACAAATACTCAGTAAGCAGTTCAGGGCTGAAGCCACTGAGCTTTAG